The window ctaaactccacctttcagagagcctactctgctctgattggtccgttctaaagcactcactctaaactccgcctttcagagagcatactctgctctgattggtccgttctaaagcactcactctaaactccgcctttcagagagcctactctgctctgattggtccgttctaaaggattcattctaaactcctcctttcagagagtctactctgctctgattggtcagatgtcccagtctgttgtgattggtctaccgcttagtgtagtgtttgagggtgggtcaaagctgttcgcgagcagccaatgaagaccagaggtgtTTTATTGTTACCGAATTACATATGTTAgcacaggaagtaagtctggaattactaacgactcgtttcaggtgttcagaatcggttctttcttgtCCTGCACTTTGATTTGTGAAACTTtgcagacatttttacattcacaaacagcgatacaacacactacatgaaaggtaacaTTGGAAAAACCATAATAGCTGCTCTTTAATCATGTAAAGTTGTGACATAAGAGGAGAACAAGGCCTCAGAGTTGAAGGGTCTTGACCGGGTCACTTACGGTCTCGTCGTTACAGATGGAGTGAACCTGCGTTCCAAACATCACGGCCGTGAAGATGAGGAAGAGCAGACCCTCAAAACACAGGAAGATGAGGAGGATCACTGTCGCCGGAGGAGAGAAGCTACTGCACTCTGACGAGACCACAGGAGACCAGAATGAGACACTGATCGAACAATCTTACTTTACATTTCTTCATTTGATGTTGTTTAGCAGGAACACCTTTTCACATACCCTCATGTTAGTAACGCTTTTACAGTAAAGCACTCATAATGGAAGCTGAGCAGGCAAGCCAGTACCAGAAACATTTGCTTTAAAGTCAACTTTCCTGTTTGAAACAGCATACAGGAAGAAATACTCACTTCCCCAGTCATCTTCAAAACACAGGACAAAATGGAAAGCCACCATGATGAGCGCATGAAGAGAAATCAGAGCAATGTACATCTGTAACAAGACACACAAACACCATCTGTTGAACGCCTCAAAGCAGGAGAAGAATGTGTGTCTTCTGATGCAATCTcagaaatacaatattttaagatgcgtgtaccacccctggagtcacaagtttgaatctagggtgtgctgagtgactccagtcaagtctccttagcaaccaaattggcccggttgctagggagggtagagtcacatggggtaacctcctcgtggtcactataatgtggttctcgctctcggtggggcgtgtggtgagttgtgcgtggatgccgcggagaatagcgtgaagcctccactcgcgccatgtctccacggtaacgcactcaacaagtcacgtgataagatgcgcggattgacggtctcagatgcggaggcaactgagattcgtcctcagccCCCCGGATTGAggctaatattaatttatacCGCTAAATTACActgacaatggtgaattatcacaTGCTATTTCACCCTCAAGGTGGCGCTGACGTTTCACTGATTGACTtgaacgtggaagtaaactatagcaagtttaacacacgaacagtatgatatgattaTAGTCAAGTTGTGCTTCCGTTTATGCTCAAAACGCTCCGGAAAATAtgcttatgtgtagattatgagtTATGTGTCGCTCAGTACGTGTTTGATAGACAGCTGCATctcatttgttgcatcatctctttgatatatggaAAATAAAAGGTATAGTATGTATTAAACATGTTTTGAACacttgacactatctgggcattttgtagatgcATTTGTGATAGATGTAATGAAGTGTAAAATGCATGAAGTGTGCAATAATGTTTGGTTAcaaccatgcatttaagggttaatgagCAACTGAGCAGATTAGGAATTAAAGCTAtcagcatacatatatatatatatatataaagtgagaTTAATTGTGGTTCATTATTGAATCTATTTGTGTTTGTGATTGAACTTACAGTGAAAAGCACAAAGTATTTCTGGTTGTTTTCTCCCACACAGTTGTTCACCCAGGGACAGTGATGATCCATCTTCTTGATACAGCGTTTGCACACACTACCCACAGCAAACATACAGTTAACAGACCGGTTGtgttactgtacctttaagacctCTATATGTAAATAACCTCCGTGTGTGCATTACCTGCAGTGATGTGCTCTATCCGGTTTGATGCTGCAGCATTTGGGACATTTATACACCACCTGTCCCGGCTTCAGCTGTAAACTCTCGATAAACTCCTTTGTGGCGTTTCCCTTTGGAACAGCTCCCTGAGACGAGAAAAGACATCAAAACATCACTTCCCCATGTGCAGAATTTAGAATGCATCCAAACACAAAGCAATAAAGCATCAAGCAAGTTTTTGTCCAGATTAGCCAATagacagtggtgccgtgacccggatgtgagtgaggtttaggggggtgagtgtaactgtgctgtgcaatgtgtataaacctcactcccctgacctcaagaggtgccctagcaactgatgctagaggctgtagcctttagcctccttgttagcacacccgcctcccatgcaagagacgccggttcgaatcccgttcaGAGAaggttgagcaggaccggttacagtggtgccgtgacccggatgggagtgaggtttaggggggtgagtgtaatggtaccCAGCTGGTACATGCTGTGCAATGTGTGTAAATAGGCACCCTAGCAACTGATGgaacctttagcctccttgttagcgcactcgccaaccatgccagagacgccggttcgaatcctgcTCGGAGCTGGATGAACAGGACCGGAtatagtggtgccgtgacccggatgggagtgaggtttaggggggtaagTGTAACGGTACCCAGCTAGTACGTGCTGTGCAATGTGTGAAGAGGCACcctagcaactgatgctagaggatgtagcctttagcctccttgttagcgcacccgcctcccatgccagagacgccggttcgaatcaAGTCATAACAATAACCACCAATAGGTGGCTGCAGAGACAGTGTGGTCTAATTTCTTAATTTTAATCTTAATAAAACTTAATTTTAGATGATCTATTTTTAGATTTAGATGCATTTAGattatcacaagatatgcatATATATCTAGACATTTGTCAAactattatttttaagtttaaaaacaTATGTATTGTTcagaagtgtcagtttttgcaatatTATCACATTACGTTtgcagtcaaacctgaccatggtgttacaaaaagAAGACATAGAATAAGCGTACACATGTTAGGACGTCATGTGAGTTTGTGTTACTCACCGGATCAGTACACATGGCTCTGAAGTGTGATGCCAGGGCGAGGAAGGCCAGTCCGTTAAACAAAGCGCCGTTAATGATGCTGTACACCACGCTCTTCGCTGGCAGCAGGATTACGAACACGACCACAAACTCGGCGTAAATCACCAGCAGCCACGTGATCACGCCGCACGCGATGCCGCAACAGTCACGGATGAACCACATCTCATCTGCAGCGTGAGCTCGCGGAGGGGGCGGGGCACAGTGCTCCGGGCGCAGATAACCGGCCTGCCGCTCGATGTCCCGGCTGCGGTTAGCTGGGGAACTCTTCATCCTGACCGCCAGAATGCAGCACCCTCATCCTCCTCCAGACTGTGAAAGAAATGAGAATATTTACCGTAGAGTTCATAAATAATCTGaatttattattcatttacattCTTAACATTCCAGATTATATTCTGGTTGAGCATTTATTCTGAAAAAGATGTTTTGCTTCTCACAATAGTTTGTTTCTAATATTGTCCAGAATATATAATTGTGATATTGTTTTCATGACACATTTTTACCCAAAATGATCACGACTGCGATGCAGTTTTCTGATGTCATCGCATAAACCACATAAATTACCAGTTACatacaaatacaattaaatacgCACAGACCTGAGTGAAAGGTTTGAATAATACACACTGTACACAATAAtacacactataaacacacttcatacacacacacactcacagacactcacacacacacacacacacacacactcacagacactcactacacacacacactcacacagacaatcactatacacacacaatcacaaacactcacacacacacacacacaatcacagacactcaccacacacacacacactcacagacactcactacacacacacacaatcaatatacacacacaatcacagacactcacacactcacacacacacacacagacaatcactatacacacacacacagacaatcactatacacacacactctcaacacacactcacagacactcactacacacacaacacacacacagacactcactacacacacacacacacagaaatcactatacacactcacagacactcactacacacacacacacacacacacagacactcactacacacacacacacacacacagaaatcactatacacactcacagacactcactacacacacacacacacagacactcactacacacacacacacacacagaaatcactatacacactcacagacactcactacacacacagacagacactcactacacacacactctctctctcacacacacacactctctctctctcacacacacacactctcacactctctctctctcacacacacacacacactcacactctctctctctcacacacactctctctctctctctctcacacacacacagacagacagacactcactacacacacacacactctctctctctctcacacacacacacactctctctctcacacacacactctctctctctctctcacacacacacactctctctctctcacacaaacacacactctctctctctctctctcacacacacacacacacacacacactctcacgcaaacacactctctctctctctctctctcacacacacactctctctctctctctctctcacacacacacacacacacacacacacacacacagacactcactacacacacacagaaatcactatacactcacagacactcactcactacacacacacacagacagacactcactacacacacacagacagacactcactcactacacacacacacagacagacactcactcactcactacacacacacaacacacacacactcacagacactcactcactacacacacacacagacactcactacactctctctctcacacacacacacacactcactcactcactcactcactcactcactcactcactcactcacacacacacacacacacacacacacacacacacacacacacacacacacacacacacacacacacacacaagctctcaCCGTTTTGTGTGTATCCTCCAGCAGCGCGTGTGCTTTCAGTGTCTTTTAAATGCTGAATtttctttcactcacacacagatgAATTGGTGAGGTGATGGAGCGATTAACTGGTGTTTAAATGAGCCGATTTAGTGTTTTTGATTAACATTATTTCTCCAGTTTCACCAGGAAAGGCGCGACAACCAGGAAGTTTCGGAGGAGTGACGTCACACTCCCGATACAGTCCACATTTCCGCCCTTGCCGAACATTACATAATAAAAGTCCAGGAGCTCTGAGAAATCGGTGTGTTTTAAAACATAcacaacttttttattattattatttcttacaaagaaaagttcaaaagagagaaaaaaaatataaaaactgtttTACACACCTTTTACATCTAAAGTTATCACTAAGACGTGGTATGCGAATATAACACAATTTTGTTTATCGTTCAAGAAAAGGTACCATATAATGTGTCATGATTACATAAagaatttattttatgaataaaacaacacagtttttaaatattcaaaacaTGTTTATTTCTGTGTCTGAGAATTTCACTACAAAGTGATAAGCAAATTGATTTTGATTTATCAATAAAATCATACCATGACCCATAAATTCTATTATAAAATTCTATAGAGGCCCCATCATGCGTCCTGTTTGGTGCACCCAGTCATTTATTACGTAATTTGTCCTGGACTTACATTGACACTTTGTGGCGTGAAAGCAGCATCATTGACATATAATAGTTTTCGGTTACCGATGCAATTGtagaaatatattcatatattcacaGTCAACCGTGaatcatgtgactctaccctccctagcaaccgggccagtttgagtcttcatctcatgtgagcagTCAAGAtgctttaatgaggaaaaaacgacttagtgcacctttaaataaataaataatttcagttGTGCTTTATTTTGACTTGGGACGTTTATTTTGACTTGTGTCGCCGGTGCGCGAGCTGCTGTTGCTCTCCTCACGCGCATCTGCAACATGTTGGCAGCTGATCGAGCGCGCGCGTTGAGAACACAACAAACagcagcaaaacacacatttacacgTGCACGCAGAATTCACACTCATGCATCTGCATGTTTGAGGATGTGTTGTAAATATGCCTTCTTAATAGAGGCTGTAAACGCTTTTGTTCTTTGATGTTTCTGCATGCAACATGAATGTAATGTTGTTATGCATGTAGTTAAATCAGTTGAACTATGGAGTTATGTTTGTCTGTGACAGCAGTGTTTGTTCTGCAGTGGTCTTGTCAGTTATTGTAAAAATgaatgcatgcatttgtttgtttttgaatataTTTCACTTGTGTAACTTTTGACCATTGATTCTCCGTACACAGCAAATAAAACACATTATATATTCAGTTTTAtgtttgcaaataattttacactatAAACTTGTCTTTCTTAATACTGTAGTCTATGAacataccctccctagcaaactggACAATtttgttgctaaggagacctgacttgaGTCACTCAACACACTAGTAGCGGTTGTAGCTTGTTTAGCTAAACCCGCTTCAACACGCCCCCAGAGTTGTTGCCGGGGTGCCGCCGTCGtgcatgtgagtcttgaaatgatgttgagcACTGGACGGTAACAAGGACAATCTATAAATGAGTTACTACCATGGTCTATTTGTCCAGAATATACTGCAGTTATACAAACTTTACAATGTTTGatcttatcagactagcaatcgttaAGGAACGTTAACTTTTGTAACGTTgcttatttcaaaacatcaatgtttgctacaagtcaaaacaacagcgtaAATATGGCATGTTTCgctatttatttatgcattcactCTGATGCGATGTATCCATGTGCACACCGGTGCACACATTCATCCACGCAGAGGAGCAGAGCTgaagcacaaccaaaacaatgttcttctgcaagacgcatgcagttttatttttaaccactagagggccGAAAGTCACATAGTGAAGCTTTAAGTCATACGTCGGTGCCTCATTGGGAATTGTTTCGATTCAAAATGTTAATCGCGCCGATGATTTGTGTTAGTTGTGAAAAGCCCTTAAGTTGCGTAGGGGAATAAACAATCACGTCGTACAAACTGAGCGTATCATTTGCAGGTCAGTGCCTTTGATTTACATCTCGTGCAGATGTATTTCCCATATTCAATAGGAAATAAACTGTGATTGCGTGTTTAGTGACATGGCACAAGGATACGAGAACGTTCCGATCCCGTGTGTTAACGGCGTGGATGATGAAGGCTGTCCGTCTGACTACAAATACATCGCAGAGAACTGTGAAACGTCTGCAATGAACATCGACCGCAACATCACACACCTGCAGGTGGCACTAAACACACAACACCACAGCACACAATATAGAAATGGGATATTGTACATTCAGCCGGCTGTTATCGCAGAAAAGCCCTGTCAAggtgatcaggaccccgatgTGAAGCAGAGCACACTTGAATCaacctgtcagggtttattttgcgataacaaccaactgactgtacattatccagcttattacatgcTATTATTACATTGATCTGAGTTGAAATTATTGTATTAGCTTACATGAAGAGATCATACAGTGATCCAAAGTGCTGGAGAGACAGCTCACAGAACACAGATGGGCAGTCTGtatgtggatgtgcggttgttactcagaaatatcaggccactagatggtgccattgagccatcagaatagagtattccagagagcaatGACGTCATACGTTCGGCGCGTGGATACCACGGCAGTGACTTCATACGCTCGGCGCGTGGATCCCACGGCAGTGACGTCATACTCTTGTCacgtggataccatggcaatgacgtcatacgCTTGTCGCCTGGATACCACGGCAATGACGTGATACGCTCGTCGCGTGGATACCACGGCAGTGACGTCATAAGCTTGTTGCGTTGATACCACGGCAATGACGTCATACGTTTGGCGCGTGGATACCACGGCAATGACGTCATACGTTTGGCGCGTGGATACCACGGCAGTGACGTCATACGCTTGTCGCGTGGATACCACGGCAATGACGTCATACTCTTAGCGCGCTCTCTTTGTCGTCCTGTCAGTCAGCACAAGTAGaaatgcaaatgtgttttcagCAATGAGATGTTGCCTCCGCAtctaagaccgtcaatccgcataTTTTAtcgcgtgacttgttgagtgaGTTACCGTGGATACGTAGTGTATatagaggcttcacgctattctctgcagcatccacgcacaactcaccacactacAAATAATGTCGACTCAACCCTCAGtctgtaaaataattattttaattagtaaaataataataattcatattattATATAGTAGAATGTTATTATACAAAGTtaaatgctcctccggtgccgttctcgATGCATGTTATTAATTAACTGAACAATTGCGTTTAATGCTCACGTCTCTTTGATAGCAGCGCATCACGCGTTCAATGTGCGAGAATTGATTGAACACAGCCTTTTGAGATTCTCAAAACTATCGTATGTCTTCAAATGAGCTTCTGCACAGACTTCATTACAACATGTTGTCAGCAGGACCATCGACTTCTTCAGGACTTTAATAAGATCGAGCCTCCTCTGATCTTCGAGTGCAACATGGCCTGTTCCTGTCACAGAACCTGCAAGAATCGAGTGGTGCAAGCTGGAATCAAGTACACCAATCAGCACGCACTTACTCAGAGTCGTGCGACTATTTTCATAATAAATTGCCTGTTTTAGAATATTTTTGCATGTCGAATGAATCTTAAAATGAAAGGTGCTTTTGCATAAAATGATAGTTAGTGTTGTTGTGTTgacatatacgtgtgtgtgtgtgtttcagggtgCGTCTGCAGCTTTATCGTACAGAGAAGATGGGTTGGGGCGTCAGAGCTCTTCAAGATATACCACAAGGAAGTTTCATCTGGgagtgagtctctctctctctctctctctctctctctctttctctctctttctctctctctctctctctctctctctctgctgagcTAGTTTAGGTGGTCTCCCAGCTTGACATGTGGTGATGTCAACAGTATCGGTACTTCAGTACCAAgctgatactaaaataaaaagatgtatcaATACCAGTGTTTATGCAGAACtggtagtaccgagcaccgactcGTTTAGTTCCTGCTCATGCGATTATTTGATCGCATGTTCTGACACTTTTACAGAGTAATGGATGattaatcacattaaaatcatgatatgtccCAGTGTGGTTTTTAAACTACAAAAGGAtgcaatttaataaaatgaaatatacagGCTGCATGTTTTGCATGCTTCAAGTGAAAGTGTTAGGACGCTCAtacactaaaaaaaacacattttatgagcatCGCACACTGCGCTTTTTGTAGCAGATGATATAAGAACGCTCTCATTCACTGTGAAGCgtgcagcacctgcagactatttatttatacaatacaactgcagcattttgcactttaataaatGCACTGGGACATTTAACCAACCGTTTATCTGGATGTTTGTAACCCTAACCATCTAAAACACCTGCAATATTTGTGCAATATTTActgttgtaataataattattattattattgttattagtttTATATTCAAGCTATTTCTCATAAttagcaagagtgctgttgtactgaacaGAAGTTTTTATTAGTGTTTTAATTCATAATGTTATGAAGTTGGGTGTTTTAGACAGGATCTTTATTAAACCACTTCATTTGATTAAAACGAATGCAAtgactggagtcgcaagttcatatgcagggtgtgctgagtgactccagtcaggtctcctaagcaaccaaattggccggttgctagggaaggtagagtcacatggggtaacctcctcgtggtcactataatgtggttctcgctctcggtggggtgtgtggcgagttgtgcatggatgctgcggagaatagcgtgaagcctccacatgcgctacgtctccacggcaaCACGCTcgacaagtcacgtgataagatgcgcggattgacggtctcagacgtggaggcaactgagactcatccTACGCCACCCGTAttaagtcactacgccaccacgaggacttagagagcattgggaattgggcatgccgaaaaggggagaaaatccccccaaaaaacaagGAAACATGCTATTACtgtattttactgtattatttaaattgaaatcaaaattggGATCGAGAATCGGAACATTTTACTGGTATTGGAACGGACAACTGAAATTATGGTATCGTGACAACCCCACTGACAAGTGTCTAAAACTCTTGAAAACCATCAAACCAGACCAGCATAGCGAGTTTGGCAAGGATAGGAGACCAGTTAAgctgttttaattttttcagcagaacagtTGCCGAATGCCCAAAACcttctaaaaccatcaaacaaGACCATCCTGACCAGTAGAGACCATTGAACCATCTCATGCTGGTTTAAGCTCTTTCTTCATTGGCGTAGTCTGttattgttgctgtgtttgtgtgtttttgcaggTATGTTGGTGAGCTGATCTCTGACGCAGAAGCTGATGTGAGAGAAGACGACTCATACCTCTTTGACCTTGATAACAAGGTCCTGTATTGCAGATTTATGCACATTTTCAAATTCTCGACAGTTTATAACGGTCTATTCACACCAAGGGACACATTACACCTACAGGAGCTTTCAGGACATCCCGTTCTAACTCCATAGGCATTAATATCGAGTCGGTCCCCCCTTCCTAGCTATAACTTCTGGGAAGTCTTTCTACAGGATTTTGGAGTGTGTCTGTTGGACGAGTCTGTTCCAGTTCATCCCAAACGTGTTGGATAGGGTTGAGGTCAGGGCTCTGTGCGGGCCAGTCAAGTACTTCCACACCAAACTCATCCAACCATGCCTTTATGGGTCTTGCTTTGTGCACTGGGGCACGGTGACTTGTTGCAAAGTTGGCATCCTATTACAGTACCACGCTCAAATCCAGTGAGCTCTTTAGAGCGACGAGTTAAGAATCTGAACAATCTTACAATatgaactattattttattttatttatttattttctccccaatgtgtaacgcccaattcccaatgcactctaaggcctcgtggtggtgtagcgactcgcctcaatccggggggCTGAGGacgactctcagttgcctccgcgtctgagaccgtcaatccgcgcatcttatcacgtgacttgttgagcgtgttaccgtggagacaatgagcatgtggaggcttcacgctattctccgcggcatcgtctcatcacacgccccaccaaaagcaagaaccacattataggaccacgaggaggttaccccatgtgactctaccctccctagcaaccgggccaatttggttgcttaggaaaccagactggagtcactcagcacaccctggatacaaagtagcgactccaggtgtgatagtcagcggcaatactcgctgagatacacagacacacacaatatgTACTATTTAAGAGACGTGTGGACTTTGATTTAATTGCCCTAACACACCTTCCTGAGGGCAGGGGAGTTAAGAAATGATTGGCAGGATGTTTGGGAACTTTCAAGATTTTAACGCCTATACCTTTCATGCATGAcacataaatgtgatttatgtctGTAAGATTAAATCCCACAATTTTAGACACATTTTCTAGACTAtcatattggagtggtggtggcgtagtgggctaaagcacatagatggtaatcagaaggttgctggttcgatccccacagccaccaccattgtgtccttgagtaaggcacttaactccaggttgaagTCGAACACCATTACCTTCGTTTTTACAACATTTAGCACAAGATCATATGCACCGCACCAGTCAAGCAGGGAAGATTTTAACAGAATCACAATGTGAAATACAATCATTTGTGTACATAGAAAGAGTAAAGGCGACCACATACAGCCTTGCGGGACACCCGTGCATATAGACAGGGTTTTCCGAAAGGTTATTGCTTATTTTCACCACTTGAGTACTGTTTTCCAAGAAGTCCAGAATCCAGTGGGGAAGGGACTGATGAACCCCCAATTTCCCAAACTTCTCAAATAACTCGACTGGGATGATTGTGTTAAACGCTGAACGGTAGTCCTCAAGATTTTGGAATAGAGGGAAGCCTTATGGGCAGACTGTTAGGTGTCACGAGTGACCGAGACGATTAAGTGTCTGAGGACCAGTCGCTCAAAAATCTTCATTGTCACCGAAGATAAGGCAACAGGTCTGTAATCGTTTAGGCAGCTgatactatatttatatatatatttgacatatttcatATAGAAATGTGTAgttatgtttgtgtttctttacatataagaGAATACTGTAAAATACTTCCACACAGTGAGGTATAGATATTCTACACCGATTAAGGGATTTTTAACACTAGGATCGGAATCGGTACGGGCCGATAACTAGATTTCAGGAATCGTAATCGGATCGGGCCAGAAAAATTATAACGGTGTATCCCAAAGAAGCATTTTGGAATGATTTCTTGCTTATTTTTTGTACCCTGTGTTAAAAGCAAGAgactagaaatgtttttttttctgaattataCCACTTATTGACACCCCCCCAAAATGCAGgtaactccagtcaggtctcctaagcaaccagattgggccggttgctagggagggtagtgtcacatggggtaacctcctcgcggtcgtgattagtggttctcgctctcaatggggcgtgtggtgagtgtaGGATTGAGTAACCGCTCCACCACGAGGATATACtgagtagtgggaatttggctgtggcagggcggagggcggggcggggtcgtgat of the Xyrauchen texanus isolate HMW12.3.18 chromosome 10, RBS_HiC_50CHRs, whole genome shotgun sequence genome contains:
- the LOC127650076 gene encoding palmitoyltransferase ZDHHC3-like, translating into MKSSPANRSRDIERQAGYLRPEHCAPPPPRAHAADEMWFIRDCCGIACGVITWLLVIYAEFVVVFVILLPAKSVVYSIINGALFNGLAFLALASHFRAMCTDPGAVPKGNATKEFIESLQLKPGQVVYKCPKCCSIKPDRAHHCSVCKRCIKKMDHHCPWVNNCVGENNQKYFVLFTMYIALISLHALIMVAFHFVLCFEDDWGKCSSFSPPATVILLIFLCFEGLLFLIFTAVMFGTQVHSICNDETGIEQLKKEERRWAKKSMWMSLKVVFGHPFSLAWLSPFATPDHGKANLYQYVV
- the LOC127650787 gene encoding histone-lysine N-methyltransferase EHMT2-like, coding for MQHPHPPPDCERNENIYPLKLRRGINNHVVQTERIICSDMAQGYENVPIPCVNGVDDEGCPSDYKYIAENCETSAMNIDRNITHLQDHRLLQDFNKIEPPLIFECNMACSCHRTCKNRVVQAGIKVRLQLYRTEKMGWGVRALQDIPQGSFIWEYVGELISDAEADVREDDSYLFDLDNKDGEVYCIDARYYGNIIRFINHLCDPNIIPVRVFMLHQDLRFPRIAFFSSRDIFTGQELGFDYGDRFWDIKSKYFTCQCGSEKCKHSVEAIALEQSRLARLENCPESCSDPGLPVLGQT